The Arachis ipaensis cultivar K30076 chromosome B07, Araip1.1, whole genome shotgun sequence genomic interval ATCCCCTCTCTCCCTACCTTTTTCTACTTTGTGCAGAAGGACTTTTCCATCTGCTCCACAGAGGAGAACAGAGGAGAAAAATCTCAGGTTTAAGATTCAATGGTAGATGCCCTATAGTCAGCCACTTATTCTTTGCAGATGATTCTATTCTCTTTTGCAAAGCAAATGAGGTAGAATATCACAAGTTGATGAAGATACTGGAGTGCTATGGTGATGTTAGTGGACATACAATTAATTTCTCTAAGTCATCTATTTTCTACAACAAAAACACTCCTAGTTCGACCAGAGAATTTTTGTCTCATTTACTTCAGATTCTACATATAGGCAGACAAAATAAGTATTTGGGACTGCCAGCAGTGGTTAATAGATCAAAAACTTTGACCTTTAATTTTATAAAGGAGAAAATTGATAAGAAACTGTAGATTTGGAAGCAATCATTATTATCGGTCAGTGGGAGAGAGGTATTAATTAAAGCAGTGGTTACGATAGTTCCGATCTACACTTTGAGCTATTTTAAGCTCCCGGACACACTGTTAGACAAGATTCAGAGAAAGATGATAAATTTTTGGTGGCACAAAGGGACTCGAAAAAAAGATTACAATGGATCAGGTGGGATATAATTTGCAGAAAAAAGAAGTATCGAGGCTTAAGTTTTAAAGACTTGAAAGTCTTTAATTTAGCCATGTTGGCTAAACAAGGCTGGAGAATCATCATGAAACCTAATTCTCTAATCAACAGAATTTACAGaagcaaatattttaaattttcttcttctctacgAGCTGACACAGGCCGGAACCCTTCTTGGGCCTGAAGAAGCCTGCTAGAAGGAAGGAAAATTATCAAACGAGGTATCCGTTGGTAAGTGGGGCGAGGCAGTCAGATTGGAATTACGGAGGATTGGTGGCTCAAAAATGTGAAGTTAATATCCGAACAACAACAAATAGTTACAGACCTAAATTTGATTTGAGTTAATCAACTCATTCATAATAGACAGTGGAAGGAGGATATAATCAGAAATAATTTTAATTCAGAAATTGCATCAGAAATCTTACAAACTGCTATTATGGAAGTAGGAGAAGATCGGCTTACCTGGAGAAGTGAGAGGGACGACAGGTTCATGGTGGCTTCTGACTACAAAACAGCTTTTCAAATGGTACATTCTTCGATTAGCCAATTACTCTATCTGTGCAGAGAAAAGAGACTCTGGAATTCATTGTGGGAACTCCAATGTCTGCCGAAGATTAAGATATTCCTGTGGAAAACCCTTCATGATGGCATCCCAGTTTGTCGTCGACTTCATGAAAAGCTACCAGCAATCCCAAAAATCTGTCCTAGATGTAACAATTTTGGGAAAAAACGTAAATCACTGCTTAATTGATTGTCCAAAGTCACAAGAAGTTTGGCAGCAGTCAGACCTGGGAGCTTACCTGGCACAAAACAGCTCAGAAGAATTTTGGGTGCGATAGAGCCGGTTCATGGAAAAGCATGACGAAGATATCATTGGAGAAAAAATTCAGCACTGGCAACAATTATTCTATGAAAAATTTGGACCGCGAGAAACCTTCTTATCTTTGAGAACAAAAACACTTCACCAAATTTGATTATCACTTTAGCGCATGAATTCATGGAGGAGGTCCAGAAGAGAAATGAGACTTAATATGTATGTTTAGTCATGTTTCGTTAAAGATATGTTAATTGTTTGAAAATCCCTTTCTTACATTGTCGTATGGTTGTCTAATGTGGACCCacaacttttatttatttattttaataaataaataccaCTTTGCCTAAAAAAATGTTAATGTCTACATTATTCACTCTATTAGTTATTTGTGTAAATTTAACAGTAGGACAATATtaaatttgttaaaattttttaaaacagaaataaaatgTTTAAACCGATAAGAATCAAATTATAATTTGACTCAAACGTTAAGAATTAAAATAGTATTTTACCCAAATAATACTTTATAGAAAATTTgtgtgttaaaaaaaaaaaaacaaatgactTAGTTATTGTACAAGATCCCTATTCCAATTAGATAAGGATTTGTGAAATATGATTCTTTTGAGTTCTATAACAATGATAAATTGCAAGTAATATCAAATTTTGAAGATGTGGTTGCAAGTTTTGGAGAATTTACTCCAAAACCTCATTCTATTGGTACTAGGAGAGCTTCGAGCTCAACTTTTATGATTGCAGCTCCTGTAGTATTTGTGACATCTCTTTCATTTGCATCGGATTTAAATCAGAGTTTACATACTCATGATTTACACTATTATGCTTTCAACCTAAATCATCATCAAATCCTATTTTTTAGTGTTGCATGTCCTCTATACTAAATCGATATTTTTCTTCAAATAttacaagaaaatataaaatatgacAAAATTTCATGATTTACATAATAAATTTGAGAATAAATATGTAGAGCAATTTTTTTTAGAACAATTTCTGTAAATTTACGATNNNNNNNNNNNNNNNNNNNNNNNNTGGTATTTTTTTAGTATATACATACATATGATggtaaacattttttttaatgctAACTTTGCTCCATTTTCAACTCTTTAGTAATGGAAGTCATAATTATTATTTGGTGCCCTATGGTAGAAGCAAACTTGAGAAGCACCATATCTTTTCCGCTAActcatcaaaagaaaaagaaatgtggGTCCAACTTATCTGATTAGACTAATGTAGCTATGACCCTTGTTTGAAGAATCTCACCTGGTTTAAGGTTCCTTTTACTTATCAGAAAACAAAAAACTCAACTTTGAGAAACAGCTAATCTCCAAATTCAAAgaactattttttctttttcttttatcaaaaagaaaaaatggggtaattttttttttaccctAAAAGAAAATTTCTCATCAGAACACTGCATAAGCAACTAGGCATAATGATAATTATGATATTGCTGTTTCTCTTATTACATATCTTCTTTGCTTCACACTCCttgtctctttctctctcaagtaCTCagaagagagagacagagagagattACCTACCAACCAACCTCACCATAGTTAAGTTGTTGCTTAATACCTTAAACACAATTCACATCACTCTTACCCTCTCTTGTTCAGTCTTCTCGGAggttcagagagagagagagagggggaaaaAATCCAACTTTTTTCTTGAAAGCTTGGTGGGTATTAATGATCTTTGCCTCCCTGAGCCATTACATGAAGATTCTCAACTTGGGAATTTACAATGTCAATGTTGGTTACtgaggacaacaacaacaacaataataagccTCATGTTGTTGTTGACGTAGACAATAATGTCTCTCAAGGTAGTACTAGTAGCTGTGTCGGCAAtgaaggttgtgcttcttctgaGACAAGTGAGGAACAACAACAAAGTAATTCCCATGATTCTGGTTCCGAGATTGTTGCTGGAGCAATTGAGAAAGAGAGAGGGTCTTCAGTTTCATCAGATCAGTGTTCTGTGGAGCTTGTGGATCTGGAGAGTGATGTGGATAAGGTACGGCACTTAGATCatgataacaataataataataataaggtggAGAGGGATTGCAGGATTTGTCACCTAAGCATGGATATGACCAACCATGAATCTGGTGGGTCCCCCATTGAACTTGGTTGTTCTTGTAAGGATGATTTGGCTGCTGCACATAAACAATGTGCTGAGGCTTGGTTCAAGATCAAAGGCAACAAGTAAGTAACTAAGTACATTGCTGAATTAAagggagaaaaaaagaaaaaaaaattaccttgTTTCTTGAAATGGTTATTATGTCTTTCTTGATGAACAATGTGTTGATCTTGATTCTCCTTGGTGTCACACTGAATCTGTGAAATTTTGGATAAGTtcagagagaaaaaaataaagaaagggcCACTTGGGTGGTTATGGTTTTCTTTGAGGATTAGATAGATACTCCATTGCCAAATCTAGAGATGTTTGACTTGTCTATTTCTTGCTTACCCTTTTTGTATTATGCTTGTGATAATGTAAGCTAAAGGGTAGTGCTTGATGAAATGACTTTATAGTGGAGAGTGGAGACTCAACTATAACATATATAAATAGAATTCTTCTTATGAAGGATGTTGGGAAAACTAAACTAAGCTACATTGTTGCAAAAAGGGATTAGATATCAATACACTTTTAAGTAAGGTTCCTATATATTTGTTTCTATATGAGGGATATGTTTTTTCTCACCAAATTGGACTTTTACTACTGAAAGTCAACCTTAGTGGTGTTTGTTGTCAACTTCCACCTTCCACAAAGTGTTTAAATTGACTAGGTTGTCTATGGTTCCTTTATGCTTTTTCTTCTTGTTaggtaaataactaaataaaatcatGCATAGATGTATTAATACCATTTACTTAGGAGTTGTGTGCTACGTTCATTTTCATGTCAAAAGTTGTAGTTTCACCCGTTTCTCATCTTCCACAGTATATGAGCTTGTCCATtctcaaattcataagccaactGAGTCatataattgaagttttcatattaacaaacaaggaaaacataaATACCATATGAGCAAGTTTGAATAAAGACAATTAAAGGCCAATAGAAAATAATATCTGAATATAAAGTGATGTTCATTCCAGTTTGGTTTCTAGTTGTACACTCTGCTCTGATATTTGTAACCAGAAGCCCAAAAATAAGTATCATCCTATGCAATTTTTGGGAATAGTTTTTGCTAACAAGTGCTGTGCTAACACTTGTTAAGGTTTCAAAAGTGGTAAACTTTTATAAGAAAGAACAAACTTTTTAAGTTTCCAATGCAttggaaaattgaaaattgacCCCTTTTAATAAGGCTTGCAGTTATAGAAGATAATTGTAGTGCTCCTGATAACTAAGCTTTGAACTTTTGCTGGACTTTAGTTGCTTTGGTGGTGTTTTTCGATTAATAATCTGTTGGTTACTTTCATCTGATGTATAGTTGATCTTTATGTGTTCTGGCTTTCTTGAATATTCCTTAGTGTTGAACTTTCTTGGTTTTCCTTAACTATATCGTCAGCTAAGAACATCATGTTTTGGATCTCTTGCCCTTTTCTAGTGCATTCTAgatcactttttgttttcttgtaaGGCATTATTTGCAATGAGTTGGTTATTCTGCTTTATATCCATCTTTATGTTCCAAAATCCAAAGTTCTAAAGTCACGAATTCGCAGAAGAAAGTTAAGCATTGTCACTTTTGTAGAAAGGGAATTCAGGATCCTTGAACTGCACGTCCATATTTTCCAGGATAATTTTTTGGTGTTTCATACCATAAGCATTCATATATATGTACTTTTAGCCATATTCGTATCTTTGTAAGCCGTTACACGGAACAGTGAATATTTGCAGCAGCTTAGAAAGTGAATGATCGGCTGCTCTAATTTCGGATATAATATACTCTAAAACTTAGACCTAGTGGTGCAAAGTGTCTCTGAAATTCTTGGAGATGGTTGTGGTTCATATGATGTATTTATCAGTAAAATATTTCTCAAGATCAATATTTTTCATTGTGGGGTGGGATGGTTGAAGGCACTTTGATGGATCCATATTGTTTATGCAGCCTGTTAATTGATGATGCATTTGATTTGAGTAAAGATTCACTTTGACCATCGACTTGGTAAGCATGATTCATTTTAGTCCTTAACATTTTAAAGTTAATACTTCTGTCCCCAACTAATTGGTTAGATGAGACTAAAATGACAAACCGATTTTGGGATCAAAATTCTCATTTTGGAATGTTAAGGACTAAAATGAATCATGCTCGCAAAATCAACGATTAAAGGGAAGCTTTACTCAGGTTGATTTACTTCTGGTTGTGTTTTACACACTATTGGAACTTCCCTGCATTAACAATTTGACTTGTATGATTGTATCAGAACTTGTGAAATTTGTGGATCAATTGCACACAATGTAGCCGGCACAATCGAAGTTCAAATGACAGAACAGTGGAATGACTCCAATGATGCTTCCATTGCTCCACCAACCGGGCCTGCACCCCCGGCCAGCGAAACTCGAAACTTCTGGCAGGGACATCGTTTTTTGAATTTCCTACTAGCTTGTATGGTCTTTGCATTTGTCATATCCTGGCTTTTTCACTTCAATGTGCCCTCATGAATGAAGCAGGTTAAGATGATTGAGGGTGTAATCAAACCAATCTATGGATCTTATTATCACAGGTAGCAAACTCATTTACCTGTGTCATTCTCAAATTGTTGATTTTGGAGGCTGTGTTTTTGCTTTTTACATATATGAATGATGTTCATTATGTGTATTTTTTGATGTAGTATTGTTGTTGATACCTTCAAGAGTATTATGGAAAGTTAAGTTTATTTTCATTACCCGAATTTGTATATCATTGTAGAAATTGTATTGGACATttcaattcacatttttttcctgGTATAACATACTTTTATTTGAGATTGTCTTCAGTGTGTGTTGGATGTCTATATTAACCCATCATTACTATCAATCTCGTTAGGTATACACAAAAAATCAGCTACTAAATTAACTATCcgtacaaaatatatattaaaaataaattaaa includes:
- the LOC107609698 gene encoding uncharacterized protein LOC107609698; translated protein: MSMLVTEDNNNNNNKPHVVVDVDNNVSQGSTSSCVGNEGCASSETSEEQQQSNSHDSGSEIVAGAIEKERGSSVSSDQCSVELVDLESDVDKVRHLDHDNNNNNNKVERDCRICHLSMDMTNHESGGSPIELGCSCKDDLAAAHKQCAEAWFKIKGNKTCEICGSIAHNVAGTIEVQMTEQWNDSNDASIAPPTGPAPPASETRNFWQGHRFLNFLLACMVFAFVISWLFHFNVPS